GCAAAGTCTCGGTGGCGGGCTCGACCCAGGTCATCGAGCCGGTCATCGAAGCCATCCACGACCTCGAACTCGTCCACCTCTCGGAGTACGAAGGCCAGATCGAGGGCTTCGAGACGGGAGCCCCGCTCTCGGGGGCCGAGTCCGCGGCTGATCAACTGGTCACCGTTCGGTCCCTGCAGTCCATGCTCGACATCGAGGAAGCGGCCGTGGACCAGCAGCGGATCCTCGATCGGGAGACCGTTCCCGACCGCCTGGAGTCGATCCGGGAGACGGTGACGGACCTGGACGATCGCCGCTCGGAGATCCGCTCGGAGCTTACCCGGGTCCGGGACGAGATGGACTCGATCGACCCCTTCGTCGACCTGGGGATCGACTTCGATCTCCTCCGGGGCTACGAGAACCTCTCGGTGATGGCCGGCACGGGTGACCGCGAGGCCGTCGAAGACACGCTCGCGGACGCCGAGGAGATCGAGGCCTTCGAGGTCTTTACCGGGACGGACGTGCTCGCGATCTTCGCCTATCCCAGCGAGCCGTCCCTGGAGGACGCCCTGGTCGGGGTAGAGTTCACGGAGTACGAGATCCCGCAGGGCGAGGGCGAACCAGAGGCCTACCTCGAGCAGCTCGAAGCACGCAAAGCGGACCTCGAAGCCGAACTCGAATCGGTCGAGGCGGACATCGACGCGGCCCGCGAGGAACACGCCGAGTTCCTCCTGGCCGTCGAGGAGGCCCTGAGCATCGACGTGCAGAAGCGGGAAGCCCCGCTCCGTTTCGCGACGACCGAGCACGCCTTCGTGGCCGAGGGCTGGCTCCCGGCCGAGGAGTTCGAGACCTTCGAGACGGCGGTCAGCGAGGCGGCCTCGGGACGGGTCGCGGTCGACCAGATGGAGGTCGCCGACCACGCCGAGTACGTGCCCACACACGACGACCACGGGGCTGACGGCGAGGAACCCACTGCAGAGAGCCCGGCCGAGGACGTGGCTGCGGACGGTGGCAACGTCGAACTCGAATCCGGGGACTCCCCGCCGGTGGTCCTCGACAACCCGGCCTTTGCCAAGCCCTTCGAACTGCTCGTCAAGGCGATCAACCGACCGACCTACTGGGAACTCGACCCGACGATCCCGATCCTGCTCACCTTCCCGATCATGTTCGGCTTCATGATCGGCGACCTGGGTTATGGCGCGCTCTATGCCGGTATCGGGTACCTGATCGTCTCGCGGGTCGACAGCGACGGACTCCGGAGCCTGGGCGGCATCGCCGTCTGGGCCGGGGTCTTCACGATGCTCTTTGGCGTCCTCTACGGCGAGATATTCGGGCTCCACGGGCTCGGTGACGTGGTCTGGGGCGGCCACCCGCCGCTCCACAAGGGACTCCAGCCGAACTTCCTGGCCTACGCACAGGCCTGGCTGTTCCTGAGTCTCTTCGTCGGGCTCTTCCACCTGACAGCGGGCTATGTCTTCGGGTTCGTCAACCTGCTGGGCCACGGGCTCAAGGACGCCTTCCTGGAGAAAGGCTCCTGGGTCGTCCTGATGGGTGGCATGTGGCTGTGGATCTTCAGCACCCACGCCGCCGGCGCGAAGCCCGACCTGCTCTTTACGGTCTTCAACCGGGCCGGGGCGACGATCCCGTCGGGCACCACGCTCGCCGCCGATCAGGTGGCCTTCGGCCTCGGGTTCGGCGGGTTCCCCGCGACGGTTGGGCTGGTCGGCCTGGCGCTGGCCGGCATTGGGCTGACACTCCTGATCCTCGGCGAGGGCGGCATTGGGGCCCTTGAAAGCCTCAACGTGCTGGTGAACGTCCTCTCCTACACCCGGATCGCCGCCGTCCTGCTTGCAAAGGCCGGGATGGCCTTCGTGGTGAACCTGCTCTTCTTCGGGGCCTACCAGGACCCCGAGGGCCTGTTCCACTTCCTGGTGATCGGCGGGCACGCCCACGCGCCCGAGGGGGCGACAGTCCTCTTCGAGGGCCTGGTCAATATGGGCCCGCTCGGCTGGCTGGGTGGGCTCCTCGTGCTGCTCGTCGGACACCTCCTGGTGCTCGCGCTGGGCATCACGAGCGCCGGTCTCCAGGCCGTCCGCCTGGAGTATGTTGAGTTCTTTGGGAAGTTTTATGAAGGCGGTGGGGCGAACTACAACCCGTTCGGATACACCCGCCGGTATACGACTACGGACTGAGTAACCCATGCTAGAAGCACTCACAAACGTCGCCGGTCTACTCGCACAGGAACTGATCTCCCCGACGGCTGCCGCCGCGCTGGCAGTCGGGTTCGCAACAATCGGTGCCGGGATCGCCGAGCGCAGCATCGGGGCCGCCGCGATGGGGGCCATCGCCGAGGACGAGGACCTCTTCGGGCAGGGCCTGATTCTGACGGTCATTCCCGAGACGCTGGTGATTCTGGCCCTCGTCACGATCTTCGTGGTCTAAGGCCAACCAATGAGTCTTGATACGGTCGTCGCGGACATCCGAGAGGAAGCCGAGGATCAGGCCGAACAGATCCTCGCTGATGCCGAGGCGGAGGCCGAGTCCATCCGGGCCGAGGCCGAGACCGAGGCGGCGGAGATCCACGAGACGGCCGAAGCCGAAACCGAGAACGAGATCGCTCGCCTTCGCGAGCAACGTCTCTCGAGCGCGAAACTCGAGGCCAAACAGCAGCGACTCGAAGCCAGACGGGACGTGCTGGGGACGGTTCGCGATCGGGTCGAAGCGGCGATCGAGGACCTGCCCGAGGCGGACCGTCGCGAACTCACCGAGGCGTTGTTGGCCGACGCCGTCTCGGAGTTCGACGAGGCTGCCGTCTACTGCCGGCCCGAGGACGAATCGCTCGTCGAGGACCTCCTCGAGGACTACGACGGGTTCGAACTCGCCGGCGAGACTGACTGTCTCGGCGGCGTGGTACTCGAAGGCAGCGACGGGCGGATCCGGGTCGACAACACCTTCGACTCGACCCTGGAGACCGTCTGGGACGAGCACCTGAAAGAGTTGAGTGACGTGCTCTTCGAGGAGCAATGACGAACCGCTCGGCCAACTACGAGTACGTCGTCGCCCGCGTTCGGCACCGACGTGCGTCGCTTTTTGCCGAGGAGGACTACCGGAAATTGCTCGGGATGGGACTGGGCGGCATCGCTCGTTTCATGGAGGAGTCCCCGTACAAAGCCGAGATCAACGACCTCGGGGCTCGGTACAGCGGCGTCCAGTTGATCGAGTACGCCCTGAACCGGAACCTCGCCCGGCAGTTCGACGACCTGCTCCGGTTCTCGGAGGGGGAACTGTACGAACTGGTGGCCCGGTACCTGCGGAAGTTCGACGCCTGGAACCTGAAGACGGTGCTCCGGGGACGCTTTTCGGACGCCGAGGACGAGGAGATCGAGGAGAACTTCATCGACGCCGGCGAATTCGAACCGGAGTTTCTGGACCGCCTGATCGCGGCCCCCGACATCGAGGCTATCGTCGAGATCATCGAGGAGACGACCTTCGGGGACGCGGTCGTCGAGGCCTATCCCGATTACGAGGAGACCGGGCTGCTCACTCCCCTGGAAAACGCGATCGACCGGGCGTACTACGAGGGCCTGCTGGAGGGCCCGATCCCGGATGAGGGACCGATGGCACTCTACGCCGAGTTCCTCAAGACCGAGATCGACTTCCGGAACGTGCGAAACGTCCTCCGAATCGTCCGCTCCGGCGCGGAGATCGACCCTCGCGAGTACTTCATCGAGGGCGGCCGACTCTTCGACAGCGAGGAGATCGCACAGCTGGCGACCGACCAGGACCAGTTGATCGCTCACCTCCGGGAGAGCCGATACAGCAAGCATCTCGGGCCGGCGATCGACTCCCTGGATGCCGAGGCCAATCTCACCCAGTTCGAACGGGCACTCGACGAGGCGCTGCTCTCCTTTGCGGATCGCCTCTCGCATGTCTACCCGCTTTCGGTCTGTCCGGTCCTGGCCTACATCCTCGCCAAGGAGCGTGAAGTGGACAACATCCGGGCTATCGCCCACGGCAAGGAGACCGGACTCGACCGGTCGACGATCGAGAACGAACTGGTGATGCTATGAGCCAGGAAATCGCCGTCATTGGGGCCCCCGAGTTCACGACCGGCTTCCGGCTGGCCGGGGTCCGCATCTTCGAGAACGTCAGGGACGGGGAGAAAGACGATCGCCTCGACGACGCCGTCGAAGCGGTTTACGATCGGGAGGACGTCGGCATCATCATCATGCACGCCGAGGATCTCGATCACCTCTCCGCGAACACCCGGCAGATCGTCTCCGAGAGTATCGAACCGACCTTCGTCACGCTCGGAGGCGGGGCGGCGGGCGCGACGGGCCTGCGCGAACAGATCAAACGGGCAATCGGTATCGACCTGATGGACGAGGAGGATTCCCAATGAGTGAAACAACGACAGCACACGGTCAAATCAACAGCGTGAGCGGTCCAGTCGTGACCGCCACGGGCCTCGACGCCCAGATGAACGACGTCGTGTACGTCGGCGATGAAGGGCTGATGGGTGAGGTCATCGAGATCGAAGGCGACGTGACGACGATCCAGGTTTACGAGGAGACCTCCGGGGTTCGACCGGGCGAACCGGTCGAGTCGACGGGGGAACCGCTCACGGTCGATCTGGGGCCGGGACTGCTCGACTCGATCTACGACGGCGTCCAGCGACCCCTGGAGATCCTCGAAGCGGAGATGGGCGCGTTCCTCGACCGCGGGGTCGACGCCCCGGGGATCGACCTCGAAACGGAGTGGGACTTCGAACCCACAGTCGAGGAAGGCGACGAGGTCGAGCCCGGTGACGTGGTCGGGATCGTCGAGGAGACCGTCTCCATCGACCACCGGATCATGGTACCGCCCGATTCGGAGGGCGGCGAGGTCACCGAGATCGAAGCCGGCGCCTACACCGTCGAGGAACCCGTCGTCACGCTTTCATCGGGCGAGGAGATCACGATGCATCAGGAGTGGCCGGTTCGGACCGCCCGCCCGTCAGCCGAGAAGCAGACACCGACCGAACCCCTGGTTTCACGACAGCGCATCTTTGATGGACTCTTTCCACTAGCGAAAGGCGGGACGGCCGCGATTCCGGGGCCGTTCGGGTCCGGCAAAACGGTCAGTCAGCACCAGCTCGCGAAGTGGGCCGACGCCGACATCGTCGTTTACGTCGGCTGTGGCGAGCGTGGGAACGAGATGACCGAGGTCATCGAGGACTTCCCCGAACTGGAGGACCCGATCTCGGGCAACCCGCTTATGGCCCGCACCACGCT
This region of Halodesulfurarchaeum sp. HSR-GB genomic DNA includes:
- a CDS encoding V-type ATP synthase subunit I — its product is MLRPERMSKVSVAGSTQVIEPVIEAIHDLELVHLSEYEGQIEGFETGAPLSGAESAADQLVTVRSLQSMLDIEEAAVDQQRILDRETVPDRLESIRETVTDLDDRRSEIRSELTRVRDEMDSIDPFVDLGIDFDLLRGYENLSVMAGTGDREAVEDTLADAEEIEAFEVFTGTDVLAIFAYPSEPSLEDALVGVEFTEYEIPQGEGEPEAYLEQLEARKADLEAELESVEADIDAAREEHAEFLLAVEEALSIDVQKREAPLRFATTEHAFVAEGWLPAEEFETFETAVSEAASGRVAVDQMEVADHAEYVPTHDDHGADGEEPTAESPAEDVAADGGNVELESGDSPPVVLDNPAFAKPFELLVKAINRPTYWELDPTIPILLTFPIMFGFMIGDLGYGALYAGIGYLIVSRVDSDGLRSLGGIAVWAGVFTMLFGVLYGEIFGLHGLGDVVWGGHPPLHKGLQPNFLAYAQAWLFLSLFVGLFHLTAGYVFGFVNLLGHGLKDAFLEKGSWVVLMGGMWLWIFSTHAAGAKPDLLFTVFNRAGATIPSGTTLAADQVAFGLGFGGFPATVGLVGLALAGIGLTLLILGEGGIGALESLNVLVNVLSYTRIAAVLLAKAGMAFVVNLLFFGAYQDPEGLFHFLVIGGHAHAPEGATVLFEGLVNMGPLGWLGGLLVLLVGHLLVLALGITSAGLQAVRLEYVEFFGKFYEGGGANYNPFGYTRRYTTTD
- a CDS encoding F0F1 ATP synthase subunit C encodes the protein MLEALTNVAGLLAQELISPTAAAALAVGFATIGAGIAERSIGAAAMGAIAEDEDLFGQGLILTVIPETLVILALVTIFVV
- a CDS encoding V-type ATP synthase subunit E, which codes for MSLDTVVADIREEAEDQAEQILADAEAEAESIRAEAETEAAEIHETAEAETENEIARLREQRLSSAKLEAKQQRLEARRDVLGTVRDRVEAAIEDLPEADRRELTEALLADAVSEFDEAAVYCRPEDESLVEDLLEDYDGFELAGETDCLGGVVLEGSDGRIRVDNTFDSTLETVWDEHLKELSDVLFEEQ
- the ahaC gene encoding ATP synthase A1 subunit C, whose amino-acid sequence is MTNRSANYEYVVARVRHRRASLFAEEDYRKLLGMGLGGIARFMEESPYKAEINDLGARYSGVQLIEYALNRNLARQFDDLLRFSEGELYELVARYLRKFDAWNLKTVLRGRFSDAEDEEIEENFIDAGEFEPEFLDRLIAAPDIEAIVEIIEETTFGDAVVEAYPDYEETGLLTPLENAIDRAYYEGLLEGPIPDEGPMALYAEFLKTEIDFRNVRNVLRIVRSGAEIDPREYFIEGGRLFDSEEIAQLATDQDQLIAHLRESRYSKHLGPAIDSLDAEANLTQFERALDEALLSFADRLSHVYPLSVCPVLAYILAKEREVDNIRAIAHGKETGLDRSTIENELVML
- a CDS encoding V-type ATP synthase subunit F, with protein sequence MSQEIAVIGAPEFTTGFRLAGVRIFENVRDGEKDDRLDDAVEAVYDREDVGIIIMHAEDLDHLSANTRQIVSESIEPTFVTLGGGAAGATGLREQIKRAIGIDLMDEEDSQ
- a CDS encoding ATP synthase subunit A; translation: MSETTTAHGQINSVSGPVVTATGLDAQMNDVVYVGDEGLMGEVIEIEGDVTTIQVYEETSGVRPGEPVESTGEPLTVDLGPGLLDSIYDGVQRPLEILEAEMGAFLDRGVDAPGIDLETEWDFEPTVEEGDEVEPGDVVGIVEETVSIDHRIMVPPDSEGGEVTEIEAGAYTVEEPVVTLSSGEEITMHQEWPVRTARPSAEKQTPTEPLVSRQRIFDGLFPLAKGGTAAIPGPFGSGKTVSQHQLAKWADADIVVYVGCGERGNEMTEVIEDFPELEDPISGNPLMARTTLIANTSNMPVAARESSVYTGITMAEYFRDMGYNVALMADSTSRWAEAMREISSRLEEMPGEEGYPAYLGSRLAQFYERAGYFENINGTEGSISVIGAVSPPGGDFSEPVTQNTLRIVNVFWALDADLAERRHFPAINWNESYSLYRDQLDPWYEENVARDFPELRQWAIDTLDEETELQEIVQLVGKDALPEDQQLTLEIARYIREAWLQQNAFHDVDTSCTPEKTYRMLQAINTFDEAAFDALDAGVPVEEITDIESLPRLNRMNTSADWEPFIEEVEEEITTQLEELY